The following coding sequences are from one Lathamus discolor isolate bLatDis1 chromosome 10, bLatDis1.hap1, whole genome shotgun sequence window:
- the GRXCR2 gene encoding glutaredoxin domain-containing cysteine-rich protein 2 translates to MEEPQKKLSARHEGRPRKVRFKISSAYSGRVLKQVFEDGQELELPAKEHSRRFVRHCFEPGDRCAGELPERRLLPPAKLSAQRVSVFKEGQTLGLGSASPLLDRPPGHSACQPSPVLDFGKIIIYTNNLRIIRAPMDQKELMRRIIQTEGINDWAFIYREKKEKFGGGHRKDVEKKVACNQFVQEGDDEHGCSQCKGSGSAPCSLCHGSKFSMLANRFRESYRALRCPACKESGVQPCHICAA, encoded by the exons ATGGAAGAGCCCCAGAAGAAGCTCAGTGCTCGGCACGAGGGGAGGCCCCGCAAAGTGAGGTTCAAAATATCATCAGCCTACAGCGGCCGAGTGCTGAAACAGGTCTTTGAGGacgggcaggagctggagctccCGGCCAAGGAGCACTCCCGGCGCTTTGTGCGGCACTGCTTCGAGCCGGGCGACCGCTGCGCGGGGGAGCTGCCCGAGCGCAGGCTGCTGCCGCCGGCCAAGCTGAGCGCGCAGCGGGTCAGCGTGTTCAAAGAGGGGCAGACCCTGGGCCTGGGCAGCGCCTCGCCTCTGCTCGACCGCCCGCCCGGACACAGCGCCTGCCAG CCTTCCCCAGTTCTAGACTTTGGCAAGATCATCATCTACACAAACAACCTGAGAATCATCCGTGCACCGATGGACCAGAAAGAGCTCATGAGAAGAATCATCCAGACTGAGGGAATAAACGACTGGGCCTTCATATAccgggaaaagaaagaaaaatttggTGGTGGACATAGaaaagatgtggaaaaaaaggtTGCCTGCAACCAGTTTGTGCAG GAAGGAGATGACGAACATGGTTGCTCCCAGTGTAAGGGGTCAGGCTCTGCCCCTTGCTCCCTGTGCCATGGAAGCAAGTTTTCAATGCTGGCAAACAGGTTCAGAGAGTCCTACCGGGCCCTGCGCTGCCCGGCGTGCAAGGAAAGCGGCGTGCAGCCCTGCCACATCTGTGCTGCCTGA